TTTCCTTTTTATGGCCACCAATTTCATTATCGTCTATATATGAAATAATAAATTCTTTCATAATTTCCTCCTTAAAAAACAAAATTTTAATTACGGAAAATTTAGAAATACAAAAGCACTTAGGGAAGCCTATTATTCATCTATATCTAATCCAGATAAATTTAAAGAAAGTTCATCTAATACTAAAAAAACACAACCAAAAACGGTTCTGTAATCGATATAGTCCCCTTTAACTTCAACATTTATCTCAATAATATTCCTTTTATTATGTATGTATTTTTCTTCAAATTGATTAAAATTAATACTTGTAACAGATACACTAATTTCCTCTAAGGATTTTTTTAGCTCTCTTTCAAATATTGAAATTTTAAAGTTTTCCCTGAAGAAAATACGAACAGTAAATTTCATTTCAAATCCTCCTTCTACTTATGATTTGCTAAATCTTCCTTGCTTAACCTATTTCGAATAACTTGTGTATCTTTTATCCCATTTAATTTTTTCAACTAAACTGTACCGTAGCGAATAAAAAAAAGCGATCCTCTAAGTATCGCTCATTTTACATTATTGAACCCGTTTGTGAACAAAATGAGTTGTTTTCTTTCAACTTCTGTCCACTGTTGACTTTGAATTAACTATTAGCCTTTACTAACAATGTAAAGAGATCCTCAATGAGAAAAATACTACGGTTTCTTTCTATTTTCTTTTTTGTCGTTCTTCCATTCGGAATAGCTGGAATCCATTCTTCTTCCATTAACCCGCTCCGGTACAAAAAAAATAGCCTTGCTTTTTTATTGGAAGCAAAGTATCAAAAGTTTAAGTACTTCTCACCCTCCTTTTTGTTTCGTAGCCTGTGTTAACGGTACCGCTCTTCTTTAAATGGATTTGCTGTCATCGAATAGCCAAGCTCTTCCCAAAAACCAGCCTCGTCTACTTTCATAAACTCAATCCCTGAAACCCACTTTGAGCCTTTCCATAGATAAAATACTTCTGGTGGAATAAACCTTAGTGGATAACCATGTTTTTGATCGATATCAAGCCAATCATGATTTTTATCCTTCCAACGGTAGACAAACAAAGAATCGTCCCCTAATAAAGGCTCTAGCGGCAGGTTTGCAGAATAACCAAATCTGTCCCCATTGTAGTAACCGTAAATTTTAATGTATTTTACACCTTCATTAATTTCAACAAATTTCAATAACTCTCTAAGTGCAATTCCTTCAAAAGTTGTATCAAATTTAGACCAGGTGGTAACACAATGCATGTTAACGCTGGATATGGTCTTTGGAAGCTCCATGATTTCCTTATAGGAAAAGGACTTTTCTTCCTTCACCTCACCAAAAAGTCTGAAATTCCATGTGATTTCATTAAACTCGGGAACATCCCCTGTGTGCAATATTGGCCATTTTTCTGTTTCGAATTGGCCAGGTGGAAGCTGCTTTTTCATCTTACACCATCCCTTTTTCATCTTAAACGTTAATTTAATCAAAGTGCATTGTATAGTATACTTCAAAATAATGAAAGCATACTGTAGTCAAATCCGTTACCTAAAATTTGGTACCAGAATATTCCCATAAATTTCTTATTCAACTATCCTGCTCCGTTAGCATCATAAGAAAAGCTACCCAGATGGTAGCTCTAATTATTAAATATTATACTAAATTTTAAGGATAAAAGTTTAGATTCAAACTATTGTTTCACTTGCATCTCGTATTGGTTTGTTATTCAATCTATAAATTTGTTATCCCATACGAAAAAATATTATTAACGATAAAAAAGAAATAAAAACAGCTGATACGTATGTTTTCGTATTCGATGGAGATATGTTTTCACTTTGTTCTGAGTCAGGAAAAACGGAAAATCAGGTTAAGTTAATAAACCATTATCATAAAGAACAACGTTAACAATAAGGTATTGCCTCCTAAAGCAATACCTTATTTAATTGGCATAAACAACATTGACCTTTACTCTATTTATTTCTTTTCAATCCAAAATTTAATAACATTCTCATCTTGTTCAGTTTTTAACTATAATAATTGCTTTACAAGCAAAGGTACTTCATTACCTAAGTTAACAAACTCCCCACTACCTTTTGATCCACCAAGCTTAAACGCTTTATTACCATCATAAGCGACATATTAACCTCTCCACTTTAAGTGTATCACGTCACAAATTAGCTTCTAGAATTACTCCTTTTTCACTAATAAATGAAAAAGGAGTGTGCTCTAATCACTAAAAAAACACAATAACGGTAGCTTAGGAATTTTAATTTTAGATTTAGATATAATATTTACTCTTAAATTCAAAAATCTTATCAACAGCTTGGTGATATCCACCCGATTTTTGAAAGGATTCCCTTACATCTAAAGCAGCTTTATGGAAAGATGGGTTGTTTAATACATGCTCTGCGGATTCATATAGTTGATTTGCATTCAAGCCTCGCATTTGTAAAGTAATACCAGCACCAATATTTGCAACTTGTCTGGCAATGATCGGCTGATCTGCGCTTTGTGGGATTACAATAAGCGGAACCCCGTAATAAAGACCTTCATGGGTACTGTTCATTCCACCATGTGTAATAAATAATTTACTATCCTTCAGTACCTCAGTTTGCGGTACATAATTTTCCACAATGAAGTTTTTAGGGATATCCCCTAAATCATAAATTGAAGTTTTTTCCCCAATCGACATAACAACGGTATGACTTGTGTCCCCAAATGCCTTAATACAAAGTTTATAAAAATCAAGGGCCTGGTTAAAGACAGTACCTAGTGAAATATAAATTGGTCTTTTACCTTTAATAGCTGTAAGGTCAAAGTTTGATTCAATTAATTGTGTAGAAATGGATGGACCAATAAATTTGTATGTTTGGTCGAATGCTTCTCCAAAAGGTTGAAACTCCCTAGTTGTATAAACGATTGTAAGTGGTGCAGGAT
This genomic stretch from Neobacillus niacini harbors:
- a CDS encoding macrolide family glycosyltransferase codes for the protein MARVLFINAGSEGHINPTIGVVQELISRGEEVVYFTIESFRERIEKTGATVRTLDGQKFIKAFISGGRNYLLERINGLLLTADIVIPSVLEQIEGERFDYIIHDSMFGCGRLLAQILKLPAINSCTSFAETKESFANMLEQLSSNIPTEVVKEINDEYQKLTAKCAEKYDVEIYSPYEVFCNPAPLTIVYTTREFQPFGEAFDQTYKFIGPSISTQLIESNFDLTAIKGKRPIYISLGTVFNQALDFYKLCIKAFGDTSHTVVMSIGEKTSIYDLGDIPKNFIVENYVPQTEVLKDSKLFITHGGMNSTHEGLYYGVPLIVIPQSADQPIIARQVANIGAGITLQMRGLNANQLYESAEHVLNNPSFHKAALDVRESFQKSGGYHQAVDKIFEFKSKYYI
- a CDS encoding molybdopterin-dependent oxidoreductase, whose protein sequence is MKKQLPPGQFETEKWPILHTGDVPEFNEITWNFRLFGEVKEEKSFSYKEIMELPKTISSVNMHCVTTWSKFDTTFEGIALRELLKFVEINEGVKYIKIYGYYNGDRFGYSANLPLEPLLGDDSLFVYRWKDKNHDWLDIDQKHGYPLRFIPPEVFYLWKGSKWVSGIEFMKVDEAGFWEELGYSMTANPFKEERYR